The Flavivirga eckloniae genomic interval GGGGATTGGCTGCTTGTTTTTGAATTAATGGAGCATTAAGCTTTTTATTCAGGCCACCGGTTTGCTGCACCGTATGTGTTAATTCATGCGCTAATAAATGTTTTCCATTATCGGAATTTGGACTATATTTCCCTTCGTTAAAATAAATATCATTGCCTACTGTAAATGCTTGTGCATTAAGTTCACGGCTCATTTGTACAGCCTGACTTCCGGTATGGATTTTTACATCTGAAAAATCAGTACCAAAACGACTTTCCATAAAGTTTTTTGTGCCATGATCCATAGTGCTCCCACTTCCTTTGGAGCTATTTATTTGACTTTCTATATGACTGGGGGCTAACCCCCCATCCCCCGAAGGGGACGTTAAATCAGAACTTCTTTGAATTAAAGGTGTTATATTTTCTGCGAGTGGCTTTTTTTGAATTTTCTCTTCTTGTTCACAAGCTGCGCATTTTCTTTGTATTAAAGCTCCTGTATATGTAGCTTGTTCCCTTTTGGGGTTAGGGGCTCTCATCACCTTGTTGGCCATGTTATCGGCTTCTACTTCATAGGCATCATTTGAAGCTCCTACACTCAACTTTTTTTGAATGGTTGGTTTAAAAAACGACGTATTTATTTTAGCTCCCTGAGTTAGGTTTTTCTTGTAAAGCGTTGCTCTTTCCATAATTTCCTTATTTTATTTTTCTTAAAGAATCTTGTACAGTTAGCAATTTGTCCATGTTATAAAGCACGGCCTTATTGGTATTGGGATCCGTTCTTAATTTGTTAATTGAGCTTCTTGCCTTCCTAATTTGAGTTTCGGTATTAACAGATTTGGGTAATTCGTTAATGCTAATCTGGGTTTTTACCATTTCCTTTACTGCTACGGCTTTAGAATTGGTAGGATCTGTTTTTATGGCTGAATCTGATAATGTTTTTGCTTTTTCTGTATCTCCTTTTACTAAATAGGCTTCACTTAATCCTGCTAATTCACCCGATTTAAGTTCGGGTTGCTCTTGCTCAATTTTATCAAGTGATTTTTCCAGCTCTTTTTTTAATACGTCATTATCTGGACATTCTGCCAAAGCTTCTGCCATAGTTTTTATGTATTCTAAGTCCTTTTCCTTACTATATTCTAATCCCAAAATTTTTGCTTTGGAAATTAATGGAAACCCCATCATTAGAAAAGCAATGATAACCAGCCACGATATTTTCATATAGGATTGATCTTTTTTAATGTGTATAAAAATCATAACCAATGAGAAAATCAGTGTAATTCCTCCTAAAATCAATAATACTATTTCTGTAATTTCCATGGGATTATAAATTTTAATCTATCCATTTTTCTAAAGAGAATACATCTAAATTAGATTTTTGGAAATTCCGAACGCGTTTATAAACCCCATCTCCGTTACGCGAACCACTTCTATTGGTATTCCCTTCAATGGTCGTAAAGGTTTCGTCTTCAACATCTATAATTATAGCTGTATGTGTCCAGTCATGCCACGATCTTCTTATCAACAAAATATCGCCTGGTTTTACCAGATTAGGTTGCTGCTCTATTTTGCTGTTTCTAATAAGGCTATCGTGTTCCAATCCTTTCATACCAACTACATCGCAACTGTAGGTTAAAGGCATGATTTTAGTAAATTTCATGTCGTGTAAGGATAGTGCTTGATCTATAATACCCTGAACAAAGCCCATACACCAGAACCATAATTCTCCTTCGTGCCCGTCCATATAACTTTTAACCCATGGCCCTGAATTATTTTCTCCTTTAATGACTAATTCCTTGGGTTGATTCTTTAAATGGTTTTCGGCCACTTTTAATATGGTTTCCCTAATAGTAGCTTGTGCCGTTACATCTTCGAACGCACTTTTTAACGGGTGAGACAATGCGCTAAAAAGGTCTTGATCTACAATACCTGTTTCATTTATATTAATAAACTTTTGAAAGTTTTTTACGCATTTTTCGGTAGCAGGTCCAAAATCACCATCAATAGCCGTCATGGTTCCTATCCCTGGAAATAATTGTTCTTGTAAACAAAGCCATGACTGAATTTTAATAACATCTGATCTTTTATTTTTGTTTCCTCTTCTTTTTTGGGTATTGGAAATAACCAATTCTTTTTTGTAAAATGTTTTTCTCATAATTTAAGTTTTTAAATTAACGCTCATTCAACCCAAGTAAGTATATTTTTACAATATTATACATTAATGTTTCCAGGTGTCATTCAGAAGTCATGCCTGCCGGCAGGGAGGAACGACTTCTGAATGACAAACTCAAACTAATACATTAATACTTCCAGTTACATATTAAATAATTTTCCATCCATGGGGTTTTTACCATTCCTATGGTCCAGGGTAATTGTTCTAATAAAATATCGTATCCTTTTTCATCTACCCACAGATTATAATCACCATCATTTACCAATTCCAGTTTGGCCTCTCGTTGTAAAAAGGTTTCTTGTAAAGCTTCAACAGAAGACTTGTTCATGGCTTTCCAGTGTTCGTTAACTGCTTCAAGTAAACTTT includes:
- a CDS encoding eCIS core domain-containing protein → MERATLYKKNLTQGAKINTSFFKPTIQKKLSVGASNDAYEVEADNMANKVMRAPNPKREQATYTGALIQRKCAACEQEEKIQKKPLAENITPLIQRSSDLTSPSGDGGLAPSHIESQINSSKGSGSTMDHGTKNFMESRFGTDFSDVKIHTGSQAVQMSRELNAQAFTVGNDIYFNEGKYSPNSDNGKHLLAHELTHTVQQTGGLNKKLNAPLIQKQAANPPRKTLWVNVGFDSSASASTATMRKLRSSIALLSSSVRNCCSARAKACDVDVKTAYDWNRNNKPAPADGDYDGDVAADSALRDSNINNINTGRAGGMKVLVTNSSLSQTWQGVRIFASANTDANGVIWNASVAPNETMAHETGHFSGYSGGDIEGGAHSSDPDNIMSRGDIRNAGALPDLNWCEKVAALAV
- a CDS encoding peptidoglycan-binding protein, whose protein sequence is MRKTFYKKELVISNTQKRRGNKNKRSDVIKIQSWLCLQEQLFPGIGTMTAIDGDFGPATEKCVKNFQKFININETGIVDQDLFSALSHPLKSAFEDVTAQATIRETILKVAENHLKNQPKELVIKGENNSGPWVKSYMDGHEGELWFWCMGFVQGIIDQALSLHDMKFTKIMPLTYSCDVVGMKGLEHDSLIRNSKIEQQPNLVKPGDILLIRRSWHDWTHTAIIIDVEDETFTTIEGNTNRSGSRNGDGVYKRVRNFQKSNLDVFSLEKWID